A genomic stretch from Streptococcus oralis includes:
- the rpsG gene encoding 30S ribosomal protein S7, translating into MSRKNRAPKRDVLPDPLYNSQLVTRLINRVMLDGKRGTAASIVYGAFEQIKEATGNDALEVFETAMENIMPVLEVRARRVGGSNYQVPVEVRPERRTTLGLRWLVTIARLRGEHTMQDRLAKEILDAANNTGAAVKKREDTHRMAEANRAFAHFRW; encoded by the coding sequence ATGAGTCGTAAAAATAGAGCTCCAAAACGTGACGTATTGCCAGATCCGCTTTACAATTCACAACTAGTTACTCGTCTTATCAACCGCGTTATGCTTGATGGTAAACGTGGTACAGCTGCTTCAATCGTTTACGGTGCTTTTGAGCAAATCAAAGAAGCTACTGGTAACGATGCACTTGAAGTATTTGAAACAGCTATGGAAAACATCATGCCTGTACTTGAAGTACGTGCACGTCGTGTTGGTGGATCTAACTACCAAGTCCCAGTTGAAGTTCGTCCAGAACGTCGTACAACACTTGGACTTCGTTGGTTGGTAACCATCGCTCGCCTTCGTGGTGAACACACAATGCAAGACCGTCTTGCAAAAGAAATCTTGGATGCTGCTAACAACACTGGTGCAGCTGTTAAGAAACGTGAAGACACTCACCGTATGGCTGAAGCTAACCGTGCCTTCGCACACTTCCGTTGGTAA
- a CDS encoding ABC transporter ATP-binding protein, whose amino-acid sequence MIKVEKLSKKIKDKEILRNISFEINDGECVALIGPNGAGKTTLIDCLLGDKFVSSGQIAIQGFAPTDPRLKQLISILPQENTVVQDLKVKELLSFFQSIYPNSLSNQEIDDLLRFSDKQKNQLAGKLSGGQKRLFSFVLALIGRPKILFLDEPTAAMDTSTRQHFWEIVNQLKKNGVTIVYSSHYIEEVEHTADRILVLHKGELIRDTTPYAMRGEEQEKHFTVPLTYQEVIRTLDQVQEIEIKQNALSFTTKEASQVWKVLQEQGCTIEEIEVRNRTLLDSIFETTQD is encoded by the coding sequence GTGATTAAAGTTGAGAAATTGAGTAAGAAAATAAAAGACAAGGAGATCTTGCGGAACATCTCCTTTGAAATCAACGATGGTGAATGTGTCGCCTTGATAGGACCTAACGGAGCAGGTAAGACGACCTTGATTGATTGCCTCTTGGGCGACAAGTTCGTGAGCTCAGGTCAGATAGCTATTCAAGGCTTTGCACCAACAGATCCTCGATTAAAGCAGCTTATTTCTATCTTACCTCAAGAAAATACGGTGGTTCAAGACTTGAAAGTGAAAGAACTCTTATCCTTCTTTCAATCAATCTATCCAAACAGTCTCTCCAATCAAGAAATTGATGACTTGCTGAGATTTTCGGACAAACAGAAAAATCAGCTAGCGGGCAAGTTGTCTGGTGGGCAAAAACGTTTGTTCTCTTTCGTGTTGGCACTAATAGGTCGTCCGAAAATTCTATTTTTAGACGAGCCAACTGCTGCCATGGATACCTCGACACGTCAGCATTTTTGGGAAATTGTTAATCAGTTAAAGAAAAATGGTGTCACCATTGTCTATTCTTCTCACTATATCGAAGAGGTAGAGCATACGGCTGATCGCATTTTGGTTCTCCACAAGGGAGAATTAATTCGCGATACGACGCCTTATGCCATGCGTGGTGAAGAACAAGAAAAACATTTTACGGTACCTCTAACTTATCAGGAAGTTATCAGAACTTTAGACCAAGTTCAAGAGATTGAAATCAAGCAAAATGCTCTTTCCTTCACCACCAAAGAAGCCAGCCAGGTATGGAAAGTCTTGCAAGAACAGGGCTGCACGATCGAAGAAATTGAAGTTCGCAATCGAACTCTCTTAGACAGTATTTTTGAAACGACTCAAGATTAA
- the rpsL gene encoding 30S ribosomal protein S12: MPTINQLVRKPRKSKVEKSKSPALNVGYNSHKKVQTNVSSPQKRGVATRVGTMTPKKPNSALRKFARVRLSNLIEVTAYIPGIGHNLQEHSVVLLRGGRVKDLPGVRYHIVRGALDTAGVNDRKQGRSKYGTKRPKA; this comes from the coding sequence ATGCCTACAATTAACCAATTGGTTCGCAAACCGCGTAAATCAAAAGTAGAAAAATCTAAATCACCAGCTTTGAACGTTGGTTACAACAGTCATAAAAAAGTTCAAACAAATGTTTCTTCACCACAAAAACGTGGTGTTGCAACTCGTGTTGGAACAATGACACCTAAAAAACCTAACTCTGCCCTTCGTAAATTCGCTCGTGTACGTTTGAGCAACCTCATCGAAGTTACTGCCTACATCCCAGGTATCGGACACAACTTGCAAGAGCACAGCGTGGTGCTTCTTCGTGGTGGACGTGTAAAAGACCTTCCAGGGGTACGTTACCATATCGTACGTGGTGCACTTGATACTGCAGGTGTTAACGATCGTAAACAAGGCCGTTCTAAATACGGTACTAAACGTCCAAAAGCATAA
- a CDS encoding response regulator transcription factor: MKLLVAEDQSMLRDAMCQLLTFQPDVDSVLQAKDGQEAIELLEKETVDIAILDVEMPVKTGLEVLEWIRAEKLETKVVVVTTFKRPGYFERAVKAGVDAYVLKERSIADLMQTLHTVLEGRKEYSPELMEVVMTHPNPLTEQEIAVLKGIAQGLSNQEIADHLYLSNGTVRNYVTNILSKLDAGNRTEAANIAKESGWL; encoded by the coding sequence ATGAAACTACTTGTTGCAGAAGATCAAAGTATGTTGCGAGATGCTATGTGCCAGTTGCTTACCTTTCAACCAGATGTAGATTCTGTCCTACAAGCCAAGGATGGCCAAGAAGCAATCGAACTCTTAGAAAAAGAGACTGTCGATATTGCCATCCTTGATGTAGAGATGCCTGTTAAGACTGGCCTCGAAGTCTTGGAGTGGATACGAGCAGAAAAGCTAGAAACTAAGGTAGTCGTCGTGACGACCTTCAAGCGTCCTGGCTATTTTGAACGTGCGGTCAAGGCTGGAGTGGATGCTTATGTCTTAAAAGAAAGAAGCATTGCAGACCTCATGCAAACCTTGCACACTGTTCTCGAAGGACGTAAGGAATATTCGCCTGAATTGATGGAAGTGGTGATGACGCATCCCAACCCCTTAACAGAACAAGAAATCGCTGTTTTAAAGGGAATCGCTCAGGGCTTGTCTAACCAAGAAATCGCAGATCATCTTTACCTCTCAAACGGAACTGTCCGAAACTATGTCACCAATATTCTTTCGAAACTAGATGCTGGTAATCGAACAGAGGCAGCCAACATTGCAAAAGAATCTGGTTGGCTTTGA
- the fusA gene encoding elongation factor G → MAREFSLEKTRNIGIMAHVDAGKTTTTERILYYTGKIHKIGETHEGASQMDWMEQEQERGITITSAATTAQWNNHRVNIIDTPGHVDFTIEVQRSLRVLDGAVTVLDSQSGVEPQTETVWRQATEYGVPRIVFANKMDKIGADFLYSVSTLHDRLQANAHPIQLPIGAEDDFRGIIDLIKMKAEIYTNDLGTDILEEDIPAEYLDQAQEYREKLIEAVAETDEELMMKYLEGEEITNEELKAGIRKATINVEFFPVLCGSAFKNKGVQLMLDAVIDYLPSPLDIPAIKGINPDTDEEETRPASDEEPFAALAFKIATDPFVGRLTFFRVYSGVLQSGSYVMNTSKGKRERIGRLVQLHANSRQEIETVYAGDIAAAIGLKDTTTGDSLTDEKAKIILESIHVPEPVIQLMVEPKSKADQDKMGIALQKLAEEDPTFRVETNVETGETVISGMGELHLDVLVDRMRREFKVEANVGAPQVSYRETFRASTQARGFFKRQSGGKGQFGDVWIEFSPNEEGKGFEFENAIVGGVVPREFIPAVEKGLVESMANGVLAGYPMVDVKAKLYDGSYHDVDSSETAFKIAASLALKEAAKTAQPAILEPMMLVTITVPEENLGDVMGHVTARRGRVDGMEAHGNSQIVRAYVPLAEMFGYATVLRSASQGRGTFMMVFDHYEDVPKSVQEEIIKKNKGED, encoded by the coding sequence ATGGCACGCGAATTTTCACTTGAAAAAACTCGTAATATCGGTATCATGGCTCACGTCGATGCCGGTAAAACAACAACTACTGAGCGTATTCTTTACTACACTGGTAAAATCCACAAAATCGGTGAAACTCACGAAGGTGCGTCACAAATGGACTGGATGGAGCAAGAGCAAGAACGTGGTATCACTATCACATCTGCTGCGACAACAGCTCAATGGAACAACCACCGCGTAAACATCATCGACACACCAGGACACGTGGACTTCACAATCGAAGTACAACGTTCTCTTCGTGTATTGGACGGTGCGGTTACTGTTCTTGACTCACAATCAGGTGTTGAGCCTCAAACTGAAACAGTTTGGCGTCAAGCAACTGAGTACGGAGTTCCACGTATCGTATTTGCCAACAAAATGGACAAAATCGGTGCTGACTTCCTTTACTCAGTAAGCACACTTCACGACCGTCTTCAAGCAAACGCACACCCAATCCAATTGCCAATCGGTGCTGAAGATGACTTCCGTGGTATCATCGACTTGATCAAGATGAAAGCTGAAATCTATACTAACGATCTTGGTACAGATATCCTTGAAGAGGATATTCCAGCTGAATACCTTGACCAAGCTCAAGAATACCGTGAAAAATTGATCGAAGCAGTTGCTGAAACTGACGAAGAATTGATGATGAAATACCTCGAAGGTGAAGAAATCACTAACGAAGAATTGAAAGCTGGTATCCGTAAAGCGACTATCAACGTTGAATTCTTCCCAGTATTGTGTGGTTCTGCCTTCAAGAACAAGGGTGTTCAATTGATGCTTGATGCGGTTATCGACTACCTTCCAAGCCCACTTGACATCCCAGCGATCAAAGGTATCAACCCAGATACAGACGAAGAAGAAACTCGTCCAGCATCTGACGAAGAGCCATTCGCAGCTCTTGCCTTCAAAATTGCAACAGACCCATTTGTAGGCCGCTTGACATTCTTCCGTGTATACTCAGGTGTTCTTCAATCTGGTTCTTACGTAATGAACACTTCTAAAGGTAAACGTGAACGTATCGGACGTCTTGTGCAATTGCATGCCAATAGTCGTCAAGAAATCGAAACCGTTTATGCTGGTGATATTGCAGCTGCTATTGGTTTGAAGGATACAACTACTGGTGATTCATTGACAGATGAAAAAGCTAAAATCATCCTTGAGTCAATCCACGTTCCAGAACCAGTTATCCAGTTGATGGTTGAGCCAAAATCTAAAGCTGACCAAGATAAGATGGGTATTGCCCTTCAAAAATTGGCGGAAGAAGATCCAACATTCCGCGTTGAAACAAACGTTGAAACTGGTGAAACAGTTATCTCAGGTATGGGTGAACTTCACCTTGACGTCCTTGTTGACCGTATGCGTCGTGAGTTCAAAGTTGAAGCGAACGTAGGTGCTCCTCAAGTATCTTACCGTGAAACATTCCGCGCTTCTACTCAAGCACGTGGATTCTTCAAACGTCAGTCTGGTGGTAAAGGTCAATTCGGTGATGTATGGATTGAGTTTAGTCCAAACGAAGAAGGTAAAGGATTCGAATTCGAAAACGCAATCGTCGGTGGTGTGGTTCCTCGTGAATTTATCCCAGCGGTTGAAAAAGGTTTGGTAGAATCTATGGCTAACGGTGTTCTTGCAGGTTACCCAATGGTTGACGTTAAAGCTAAGCTTTACGATGGTTCATACCACGATGTCGACTCATCTGAAACTGCCTTCAAGATCGCGGCTTCACTTGCTCTTAAAGAAGCTGCTAAGACTGCACAACCAGCTATCCTTGAGCCAATGATGCTTGTAACCATCACTGTTCCAGAAGAAAACCTTGGTGATGTTATGGGTCACGTAACTGCTCGTCGTGGACGTGTAGATGGTATGGAAGCACATGGTAACAGCCAAATCGTACGTGCTTACGTTCCACTTGCTGAAATGTTCGGTTACGCAACTGTTCTTCGTTCTGCATCTCAAGGACGTGGTACCTTCATGATGGTATTTGACCACTACGAAGATGTACCTAAGTCAGTACAAGAAGAAATCATTAAGAAAAACAAAGGTGAAGACTAA
- a CDS encoding ABC transporter permease has translation MKNMTSLMKVEIILMKRQAVYYLLSIGLPSVFYLIFSGMMSGSDIPEIALQAYLFAMTLFSIMSSAFFSIPSTLESDKTNNWQKLIQHSPVSMVEYYVSKLFSTLLTFLLSIIVVFSVGHFVRGVTLPWLDWLVIGAILLVGSVVFISMGVLVSLLPSAQLMTVIGNIAYIALAVLGGLWFPLNSFPEWLQSIGKLTPTYQLMQVVSTYLERHEFNILAALVVLGYTVFFGVLVIQLKKRIEVK, from the coding sequence ATGAAAAATATGACAAGTCTCATGAAAGTGGAAATCATTCTGATGAAACGGCAAGCCGTCTACTACTTGCTATCCATCGGACTCCCAAGTGTGTTTTACCTTATTTTTTCTGGTATGATGTCAGGGTCAGATATTCCAGAAATTGCTCTTCAAGCCTATCTTTTTGCCATGACGCTCTTTAGTATCATGTCAAGTGCTTTTTTCAGTATCCCAAGCACACTCGAGTCTGATAAGACAAACAACTGGCAAAAATTGATTCAACATTCTCCCGTATCTATGGTAGAATATTATGTATCAAAACTGTTCAGTACTCTGCTAACTTTCTTGTTATCAATTATAGTTGTCTTTTCGGTTGGTCATTTTGTCCGTGGAGTTACGCTACCTTGGCTTGACTGGTTGGTAATCGGTGCTATTTTGCTGGTCGGAAGCGTGGTCTTTATCAGCATGGGTGTCTTGGTGAGCTTGCTTCCCAGTGCTCAACTGATGACGGTTATTGGCAATATTGCCTATATTGCTTTGGCTGTCCTAGGTGGACTCTGGTTCCCTTTGAATTCCTTCCCAGAATGGCTCCAATCCATTGGAAAACTGACTCCAACCTATCAACTGATGCAGGTTGTCTCTACTTATTTGGAGCGCCACGAGTTTAATATTCTTGCTGCCTTGGTTGTACTAGGTTATACAGTTTTCTTTGGTGTATTGGTAATCCAGCTGAAAAAACGGATCGAGGTAAAATAA
- a CDS encoding sensor histidine kinase, translated as MLEKLKNTHYMFHISLVFIIFPIAGVISGEYPPLTLFWTLLFVLAFYSILLSQNRTVQWLAWWVMIAYIFYTSVWLNSGFTWFIFYLSNLLIYELDEISFHSWRFVSFAVLQPLILTGIYMVNHVSPWQLLFFLVTFVFSDAFTFGLYRIRVSEEIKEEKRKQNAKLNLFLAENERSRIGQDLHDSLGHTFAMLSVKTDLALQLLQMQAYPQVEKELKEIHQISKESMNEVRTIIENLKTRTLASEFTTVKKMLEIAGIEVQIDHQLDTASLTQELESTASMILLELVTNIIKHAKASKAFLKVERTEKELILTVRDDGCGFASLKGDELHTVRDRVLPFSGEVKVISQKHPTEVQVRLPYKERN; from the coding sequence ATGTTGGAAAAATTAAAAAACACGCATTATATGTTTCATATTTCATTAGTGTTTATCATCTTTCCTATAGCGGGTGTCATCAGTGGAGAGTACCCGCCTTTGACCTTGTTCTGGACATTATTATTTGTCCTAGCCTTTTATTCGATTTTATTAAGTCAAAACCGTACTGTGCAGTGGCTGGCTTGGTGGGTTATGATTGCCTACATTTTTTATACATCGGTTTGGCTGAATTCGGGTTTCACATGGTTTATCTTTTATTTATCCAATCTCCTTATTTATGAGCTGGATGAGATTTCTTTTCACTCTTGGCGCTTTGTCAGTTTTGCTGTCCTACAACCATTGATTCTGACCGGAATCTATATGGTCAATCATGTTAGTCCTTGGCAATTGCTCTTTTTCTTGGTGACCTTTGTCTTTTCTGATGCCTTTACCTTTGGTCTCTATCGAATTCGAGTATCAGAGGAAATAAAAGAAGAAAAGAGAAAGCAAAATGCTAAGCTCAATCTTTTCTTGGCTGAAAATGAACGCAGTCGTATCGGCCAGGATCTCCATGACAGCCTAGGCCATACCTTTGCCATGCTGAGTGTGAAGACGGATCTTGCCCTCCAGCTACTTCAAATGCAAGCCTATCCTCAAGTGGAAAAAGAATTAAAAGAAATTCATCAGATCAGTAAGGAATCCATGAATGAAGTCCGTACAATTATCGAAAATCTTAAAACCAGAACTCTTGCTTCTGAATTTACGACTGTGAAAAAAATGCTGGAAATTGCAGGAATTGAAGTCCAAATCGATCACCAATTAGATACTGCTAGTTTAACTCAGGAATTGGAGTCAACGGCTTCCATGATTTTGCTTGAGTTAGTGACCAATATCATCAAACACGCTAAAGCGTCTAAAGCTTTTTTAAAAGTAGAACGAACAGAGAAAGAACTCATTTTAACAGTGCGAGATGATGGCTGTGGCTTTGCTTCTCTAAAGGGGGATGAACTTCATACAGTCCGCGATCGTGTCCTTCCATTTTCAGGAGAAGTAAAAGTGATCAGTCAGAAACATCCGACGGAAGTGCAGGTTCGACTACCTTATAAGGAGAGAAACTAA